From the Carya illinoinensis cultivar Pawnee chromosome 4, C.illinoinensisPawnee_v1, whole genome shotgun sequence genome, one window contains:
- the LOC122308436 gene encoding IST1 homolog: MCRKLDALLGRNSKTSKFKTLAKLTISRITILKNHRQVRCSLAHSDVIELLKLGHQERALLRVEHVIKEQNMLDVFAMIANYCDVLIERVELLQKNSGCHDEIKEGISSLIFAASRCGEFPELQKLRQILTSTFGKDFADRAIESRNNCDVNPKMIQKLSVRQQSLETRLKVLKEIASEIGVTLHLEEVAPLVVEDDSQKQRQLEPHKSANLDGPHLRSPGEERMENEFPESIRTRKKYRDVAAAAQEAFESAAYAAAAARAAVALSRSESRDNDPDDHSGSSH, translated from the exons ATGTGTAGGAAACTGGATGCTTTGCTCGGAAGGAATTCCAAGACCTCCAAATTCAAAACCCTTGCTAAACTGACCATTTCCAGGATTACCATCCTCAAGAACCATCGCCAAGTCCGGTGCTCTCTTGCACATTCTGATGTCATCGAACTCCTTAAACTTGGTCATCAAGAGCGAGCTCTTCTCCGA GTTGAGCATGTGATAAAGGAGCAGAACATGTTAGATGTGTTTGCCATGATCGCAAACTACTGTGATGTCTTGATAGAAAGGGTTGAGTTACTTCAAAAGAACAG TGGGTGTCATGACGAGATCAAGGAGGGGATATCAAGCCTGATCTTTGCAGCTTCAAGATGTGGAGAATTCCCAGAGCTACAAAAACTCCGTCAGATTCTCACTTCAACATTTGGGAAAGATTTTGCTGATCGTGCTATTGAGTCGCGCAATAACTGCGATGTTAATCCTAAG ATGATACAAAAGCTTTCGGTCCGACAGCAAAGCTTGGAAACCAGATTGAAAGTGCTAAAAGAAATTGCTTCTGAGATTGGAGTCACTTTGCATTTAGAGGAAGTTGCTCCTTTGGTTGTTGAG GATGACTCTCAGAAGCAGAGGCAGCTGGAACCTCACAAATCAGCCAACTTAGATGGTCCTCATCTTCGATCACCTGGAGAAGAGAGAATGGAGAATGAGTTCCCTGAATCCATAAGAACAAGGAAGAAGTACAGAGATGTAGCTGCCGCTGCTCAAGAGGCTTTTGAATCAGCAGCGTATGCAGCAGCAGCTGCAAGAGCAGCTGTTGCGCTATCCAGGTCTGAATCACGAGACAATGATCCAGATGATCATAGTGGTTCTTCTCATTGA